In Streptomyces sp. NBC_00483, a single window of DNA contains:
- a CDS encoding OPT/YSL family transporter: MSTNADTERPPTADAGDPHDAGGAPRRHPRALAPGNLVLTVVLSVFGAIVGVQLLATLGVTPSTSLIGALAAMTLARVPLVAFRGFRSVHAQNLAQTSISSATFGAANSLFLPIGIPFLFGLDNMIVPMLIGVSVAMLVDAWLLYRMYDTPAFPASNPWAPGLAAAEAIKAGDEGGRRAGVLGLGLVTGLAGAAFALPMSAFGVALIGGLASMAAFGAGLLIISYAEPLFGLDLNAMYLPHGMMIGAGLVALIQVGRTVLKTRKTTAPAATTGPAAAPDDGARRLGKSLRLGFGAYLAISILLSLGTGIFTHMSVGMLIAFVLYATVAAFLHELLVGIASMHSGWFPAFAIALITLLLGILVGFPPEALVVLSGFTAATGPAFADMGYDLKAGFMLRGEGADPAFELEGRRQQLIAAMVGFGIAIVVVAVSYQMFFNKGQTAPIDAAYVAAIKAGPSVETAKQLALWAIPGAIIQLIGGPKRQLGIMLATGLLITTPMAGWMVAAGLVVRVLAPRFLGPKAKENLEVFAGGAIAGDALYSFGNGVWTATK, from the coding sequence ATGAGCACCAACGCCGACACCGAGCGGCCACCCACGGCCGACGCCGGGGACCCGCACGACGCGGGCGGCGCCCCGCGCCGCCATCCCCGCGCCCTCGCCCCCGGCAACCTGGTCCTGACCGTGGTGCTCAGCGTGTTCGGCGCGATCGTCGGCGTGCAGCTGCTCGCCACCCTCGGCGTCACCCCGAGCACGTCGCTGATCGGCGCGCTGGCCGCGATGACGCTGGCCCGCGTCCCGCTCGTCGCCTTCCGCGGCTTCCGTTCGGTGCACGCCCAGAACCTGGCGCAGACGAGCATCTCCTCGGCCACCTTCGGCGCCGCCAACAGCCTGTTCCTGCCGATCGGCATCCCGTTCCTGTTCGGCCTGGACAACATGATCGTGCCGATGCTGATCGGCGTCTCCGTCGCGATGCTGGTCGACGCCTGGCTGCTGTACCGGATGTACGACACCCCGGCCTTCCCCGCGAGCAACCCGTGGGCCCCGGGACTCGCCGCCGCCGAGGCCATCAAGGCGGGCGACGAGGGCGGCCGGCGCGCCGGAGTGCTGGGCCTCGGCCTGGTCACCGGCCTGGCGGGAGCCGCGTTCGCGCTGCCGATGTCCGCGTTCGGTGTCGCCCTGATCGGCGGGCTCGCCTCGATGGCCGCGTTCGGCGCGGGCCTGCTGATCATCAGCTACGCCGAGCCGCTGTTCGGCCTCGACCTGAACGCCATGTACCTGCCGCACGGCATGATGATCGGCGCCGGTCTGGTCGCCCTGATCCAGGTCGGCCGCACGGTCCTCAAGACGCGCAAGACGACCGCTCCGGCCGCCACAACCGGGCCCGCTGCTGCCCCCGACGACGGCGCCCGGCGCCTCGGCAAGTCGCTGCGACTGGGCTTCGGCGCCTACCTCGCCATCTCGATCCTGCTCTCCCTCGGCACCGGCATTTTCACGCACATGAGCGTGGGCATGCTGATCGCCTTCGTCCTCTACGCCACCGTGGCCGCGTTCCTCCACGAACTGCTCGTCGGTATCGCCTCCATGCACTCCGGCTGGTTCCCGGCCTTCGCGATCGCCCTGATCACGCTGCTGCTCGGCATCCTCGTCGGCTTCCCGCCCGAGGCCCTCGTCGTCCTCTCCGGCTTCACCGCGGCCACCGGACCGGCATTCGCCGACATGGGCTACGACCTCAAGGCCGGCTTCATGCTGCGCGGCGAGGGCGCCGACCCGGCCTTCGAACTGGAGGGCCGCCGACAGCAGTTGATCGCCGCGATGGTCGGCTTCGGCATCGCGATCGTCGTCGTGGCCGTCTCGTACCAGATGTTCTTCAACAAGGGGCAGACCGCCCCGATCGACGCCGCGTACGTCGCCGCCATCAAGGCAGGGCCGTCCGTGGAGACGGCCAAACAGCTGGCCCTGTGGGCGATCCCCGGCGCGATCATCCAGCTCATCGGCGGCCCGAAGCGCCAGCTCGGCATCATGCTCGCCACCGGCCTGCTGATCACGACGCCCATGGCCGGCTGGATGGTCGCCGCGGGCCTCGTCGTCCGCGTCCTCGCGCCGCGCTTCCTCGGCCCCAAGGCCAAGGAGAACCTCGAGGTCTTCGCCGGCGGAGCGATCGCGGGCGACGCGCTCTATTCGTTCGGCAACGGCGTGTGGACGGCGACGAAGTAG
- a CDS encoding DUF2264 domain-containing protein, which yields MPAPYLSLPPTDRVRSPLTGWTRAHWEALADRQLAALAPYATPGFAQYRLPGRGSWSGVVLDGLEGFARTFLLASFRIAGAGKDTTGPGNGTEAPAVSHLIERYTQGLTTGTDRDHAEAWPELTDCSQQMVEAASIAIGLHETRPWIWDRLDSRVQERVVDWLSGFVGARTWDNNWRLFQVVAEQFLASVGAPYSQSDIDGGLDRIEDWYVGDGWYSDGDGRNFDYYVGWALHLYPLLWARIAGPDSDDGRAKTYRERLSLFLETYPQFFGADGAPVHQGRSLTYRMAATAPVWLGALADCTPLAPGLTRRLASGTARHFTERGVPDERGLQPLGWYGTHLPTTQPYSGPASPYWSSKGFLGLLLPAEHPVWTDRELPLPVERDTQYTALPAPGWLLHGTPHDGIVRLVNHGSDHNPLEGPADDDPHYAKLAYSTATAPESAPHAWSRTVDNHIALLAPDGTPSRRRRIHPLTCEGHRASSRHHAQLPDSDAQFPIESTSVLHGPWELRVHRVRAPAGVTVREGGHAVADTVRPHTDQGPGWALTRTESGLTSAVVALHGWDTEAGIAREVAANAYGPHSATPYLRSLPHPGGTTVHVTLVALTRDAVHPRALREAIECTVDAAGTVAVTFPDGEVVRVTPHSSRRAAAS from the coding sequence ATGCCCGCCCCGTACCTCTCCCTGCCACCGACCGACCGCGTCCGCTCCCCGCTGACGGGGTGGACCCGGGCACACTGGGAGGCCCTCGCCGACCGGCAGTTGGCGGCGCTGGCCCCTTACGCGACACCGGGGTTCGCGCAGTACCGGCTTCCCGGGCGGGGCAGCTGGTCCGGGGTGGTGCTGGACGGGCTCGAAGGGTTCGCTCGGACATTTCTGCTGGCCTCATTTCGGATCGCGGGCGCGGGCAAGGACACGACGGGACCGGGGAACGGGACCGAAGCCCCGGCCGTTTCCCACCTGATCGAAAGGTATACGCAGGGTCTGACAACGGGCACGGACCGTGACCACGCGGAGGCCTGGCCCGAACTCACTGACTGCTCCCAGCAGATGGTGGAGGCCGCCTCGATCGCGATCGGCCTGCACGAGACCCGCCCCTGGATCTGGGACCGGCTCGACAGCCGGGTCCAGGAACGCGTGGTCGACTGGCTCTCGGGCTTCGTGGGCGCCCGCACGTGGGACAACAACTGGCGCCTGTTCCAGGTGGTGGCGGAGCAGTTCCTGGCCTCGGTCGGCGCCCCGTACAGCCAGAGCGACATCGACGGCGGACTCGACCGGATCGAGGACTGGTACGTCGGCGATGGCTGGTACAGCGACGGCGACGGCCGCAACTTCGACTACTACGTCGGCTGGGCTCTGCACCTGTACCCGCTGCTGTGGGCGAGGATCGCGGGCCCGGACAGCGACGATGGCCGCGCGAAGACCTACCGCGAACGGCTCTCCCTGTTCCTGGAGACGTACCCGCAGTTCTTCGGCGCGGACGGCGCACCCGTGCACCAGGGCCGTTCCCTGACCTACCGCATGGCGGCGACGGCGCCCGTCTGGCTGGGCGCGCTCGCCGACTGCACACCCCTCGCTCCGGGCCTGACACGCCGGCTGGCATCGGGCACGGCACGCCACTTCACCGAGCGCGGTGTACCGGACGAGCGGGGACTCCAGCCCCTGGGCTGGTACGGCACACACCTGCCGACCACCCAGCCGTACTCGGGGCCGGCCTCACCGTACTGGTCGAGCAAGGGCTTCCTGGGACTCCTCCTGCCCGCCGAGCACCCGGTGTGGACCGACCGCGAACTCCCCCTGCCCGTGGAGCGGGACACGCAGTACACCGCCCTGCCCGCACCGGGCTGGCTGCTGCACGGCACCCCGCACGACGGCATCGTCCGCCTGGTCAACCACGGCAGCGACCACAACCCGCTCGAAGGACCGGCCGACGACGATCCGCACTACGCCAAGCTTGCCTACTCCACCGCGACCGCACCCGAGTCCGCCCCGCACGCCTGGTCCCGCACCGTCGACAACCACATCGCCTTGCTGGCCCCGGACGGCACGCCTTCGCGCCGCCGCCGCATCCACCCCCTCACATGCGAGGGACACCGTGCGTCCTCCCGTCACCACGCTCAACTCCCGGACAGTGACGCACAGTTCCCGATCGAGTCGACGAGTGTGCTGCACGGCCCGTGGGAGCTGCGGGTGCACCGGGTGCGGGCCCCGGCGGGTGTCACCGTCCGCGAGGGCGGGCACGCGGTCGCCGACACCGTGCGACCGCACACCGACCAGGGGCCGGGCTGGGCGCTGACCCGCACGGAATCGGGGCTGACGAGCGCGGTGGTCGCCCTGCACGGCTGGGACACGGAGGCCGGGATCGCCCGCGAGGTGGCGGCGAACGCCTACGGCCCCCACTCGGCGACCCCGTATCTGCGCTCCCTCCCCCACCCGGGCGGCACCACCGTCCACGTAACCCTGGTGGCCCTCACACGCGACGCGGTGCACCCGCGGGCGCTGCGGGAGGCGATCGAGTGCACGGTGGACGCGGCGGGCACGGTCGCGGTCACGTTCCCGGACGGTGAGGTGGTGAGGGTGACACCTCACTCGAGCCGGCGAGCGGCGGCCTCATAG
- a CDS encoding M20/M25/M40 family metallo-hydrolase, producing MPEQVRAADAALVRDFCATRWDEEVLPLVREHIRVPAVSPAYDPQWESHGFLDRAVEAAAAWLRSVEDLPGLRVEVLRAQGRTPLVFFEIPGHDSTAEETVLFYGHLDKQPEGEGWAEGLSAWEPVFDGTRLFGRGGADDGYALPAALTAVRALAAQGAARPRCVGVFEAGEESGSPDLDHWFAELAPRIGEVGLVVCLDSGAGDYERLWLVTSLRGHCGGTLDVRVLDDGAHSGDAGGVVPSTFRVLRHLLDRVENSGTGELRVEELHCEVPDERRAQVTEAAALLGDQVWQRFDWHEDETGHRTGPVTHDPEELLLARAWRPSLAVTGADGLPPVASAGNVLRPHTTVKLSFRLPPLVDSAKALAEVARLLEEAPPHGASVRFTPDRVLADGWHAPPERPWLREALSAASRACFDGADAARIGQGGTIPLMGQLSRQFPEAQFLACGVLGPGANAHGPNESLHVPYGQRLTACLSLAVNAFALRAGGAAG from the coding sequence ATGCCTGAGCAGGTACGCGCCGCGGACGCCGCCCTCGTACGGGACTTCTGCGCGACGCGCTGGGACGAGGAGGTGCTCCCGCTGGTCCGGGAACACATCCGCGTTCCGGCGGTCAGCCCGGCGTACGACCCGCAGTGGGAGTCCCACGGATTCCTGGACCGGGCCGTGGAGGCCGCGGCGGCGTGGCTGCGCTCCGTGGAGGACCTGCCGGGCCTGCGGGTCGAGGTACTGCGCGCGCAGGGACGTACGCCGCTCGTCTTCTTCGAGATCCCCGGCCACGACTCGACCGCCGAGGAAACCGTCCTCTTCTACGGTCACCTCGACAAGCAGCCCGAGGGCGAGGGCTGGGCCGAGGGCCTGTCGGCGTGGGAACCGGTCTTCGACGGCACCCGGCTGTTCGGCCGCGGCGGCGCCGACGACGGCTACGCGCTGCCCGCCGCCCTGACCGCCGTACGGGCCCTCGCCGCACAGGGCGCGGCCCGCCCACGCTGCGTCGGCGTCTTCGAGGCGGGCGAGGAGTCGGGCAGCCCCGACCTCGACCACTGGTTCGCCGAACTGGCCCCGCGCATCGGGGAGGTCGGCCTGGTGGTGTGCCTGGACTCCGGCGCGGGCGACTACGAACGGCTGTGGCTCGTGACGTCCTTGCGCGGCCACTGCGGTGGCACGCTCGACGTGCGCGTGCTGGACGACGGCGCGCACTCCGGGGACGCGGGCGGTGTCGTGCCGTCGACGTTCCGCGTCCTGCGCCACCTGCTGGACCGCGTCGAGAACAGCGGGACAGGCGAGCTGCGGGTGGAAGAACTGCACTGCGAGGTGCCCGACGAGCGCCGCGCCCAGGTCACAGAGGCGGCGGCCCTCCTCGGCGACCAGGTCTGGCAGCGCTTCGACTGGCACGAGGACGAGACCGGCCACCGCACAGGACCCGTCACGCACGACCCCGAGGAACTGCTGCTCGCCCGCGCCTGGCGCCCGAGCCTGGCGGTCACCGGCGCGGACGGACTGCCGCCGGTCGCGTCCGCCGGCAATGTGCTGCGCCCACACACCACCGTCAAACTCTCGTTCCGACTGCCCCCGTTGGTGGACAGCGCGAAGGCGCTCGCGGAGGTGGCACGCCTCCTGGAGGAGGCGCCCCCGCACGGCGCGTCCGTCCGCTTCACACCCGACCGGGTCCTGGCCGACGGCTGGCACGCCCCGCCCGAGCGCCCCTGGCTCCGCGAGGCGCTCTCCGCCGCGAGCCGCGCCTGCTTCGACGGGGCGGACGCGGCCCGCATCGGCCAGGGCGGCACGATCCCGCTGATGGGCCAACTGAGCCGGCAGTTCCCCGAGGCCCAGTTCCTCGCCTGCGGAGTCCTCGGCCCGGGCGCGAACGCCCACGGCCCGAACGAGTCGTTGCACGTGCCGTACGGCCAGCGGTTGACGGCGTGCCTGTCGCTGGCGGTGAACGCGTTCGCTCTGCGGGCGGGTGGCGCTGCGGGCTGA
- a CDS encoding S-methyl thiohydantoin desulfurase domain-containing protein encodes MKRQLTHDDLKAAVYGGAVLGGGGGGFVERGLRTAELALQVGTPELWSADEFADDALTATVALVGAPAAPDPQVLPTHLLRALELLRRDLPSPLVAIHTNENGAETTINGWFHSAMTGLPVIDLACNGRAHPSSQMGAMGLHAREGYRSYQGYAGGKPHTYVEGAVTGTLDATSNVVRRASVEAGGWVGVARNPVEVGYATQAGAPGAIGFAIELGRRFLAEGPTGAAAHLGGEIAVTGTVREYRCEQREGLDIGVAILDDAAGTELHFVNEYMTFEAGGERKAAFPDLITTFDAAGQPLASADVEVGKEVSVLVAPAANLLLSSTMHTPELYAPIEDLLGFPFAPAAKALADA; translated from the coding sequence GTGAAGCGACAGTTGACGCACGACGACCTCAAGGCAGCCGTCTACGGAGGCGCCGTGCTCGGCGGCGGAGGCGGCGGATTCGTCGAGCGGGGCCTGCGCACCGCCGAACTGGCCCTTCAGGTGGGCACGCCCGAGCTGTGGAGCGCGGACGAGTTCGCCGACGACGCCCTGACCGCGACCGTCGCCCTGGTCGGCGCCCCCGCCGCGCCCGACCCGCAGGTGCTGCCCACGCACCTGCTGCGCGCCCTCGAACTGCTGCGCCGCGACCTGCCGAGCCCGCTCGTCGCCATCCACACCAACGAGAACGGCGCCGAGACCACCATCAACGGCTGGTTCCACTCCGCGATGACCGGCCTGCCCGTCATCGACCTCGCCTGCAACGGCCGCGCCCACCCCTCCAGCCAGATGGGCGCGATGGGCCTGCACGCGCGCGAGGGCTACCGCTCCTACCAGGGCTACGCGGGCGGCAAGCCGCACACGTACGTCGAGGGCGCCGTCACCGGCACCCTCGACGCCACCTCGAACGTGGTCCGCCGCGCCTCCGTCGAGGCGGGCGGCTGGGTGGGCGTCGCCCGCAACCCGGTCGAGGTCGGCTACGCGACGCAGGCCGGCGCCCCGGGAGCCATCGGCTTCGCGATCGAGCTCGGCCGTCGCTTCCTGGCGGAAGGACCGACGGGCGCGGCCGCGCACCTCGGCGGTGAGATCGCGGTGACCGGCACGGTCCGCGAGTACCGCTGCGAGCAGCGCGAGGGTCTGGACATCGGCGTCGCGATCCTGGACGACGCGGCGGGCACGGAGCTGCATTTCGTCAACGAGTACATGACCTTCGAGGCGGGCGGCGAGCGCAAGGCCGCGTTCCCCGACCTGATCACGACGTTCGACGCGGCCGGGCAGCCGCTCGCCTCCGCCGACGTCGAGGTCGGCAAGGAGGTCTCCGTTCTGGTGGCCCCGGCGGCGAACCTGCTGCTCTCCTCCACGATGCACACGCCCGAGCTGTACGCGCCGATCGAGGACCTGCTCGGCTTCCCGTTCGCCCCGGCGGCGAAGGCGCTCGCCGATGCCTGA
- a CDS encoding M60 family metallopeptidase: MRPADTSSHVHAAGHPDARPGPGRRTVLTALAGAGAAGGLALTLGTGSAQAATSTTARLTARPSAEAERLRLGQALRASEFQPTGRHVAAGIPLRLDVQPNDGVLPTVWIGRWDYYATLTAPRSYPLKAGANTVTDPHGGPVYFSLEGNWERATVAFKSGSTPMPVFTLGSTEEADFQSQLDTLTDVPVVELHGPRSIVTLSREGALLYRDESHAELLRLLEQIIDAESAISGLDGSKPVHRPKAGGYHFTEVSVVPSGVGAYATHGYNGFPRAYLDRATTVQGLRTRGWGLYHELGHLHQQFAYKPAAMTEVTVNIYSLAVQRALGQPSNLLTADPATGLNPFQSARAKFGTDGLTYEKSFGAYEKLVPLRQLELAFGDSFWPRLHRLVREENPQSDSSDSAGRYRALALYASRVAERDLTDFFVTTWAFPIDAQGRAELAALGLPKPSVDPATLTD; this comes from the coding sequence ATGCGCCCTGCCGACACGTCCTCCCACGTCCACGCCGCTGGCCACCCCGACGCGCGCCCCGGGCCCGGGCGGCGCACGGTGCTCACCGCGCTGGCCGGTGCCGGAGCCGCCGGCGGCCTCGCGCTCACCCTCGGCACGGGCTCCGCGCAGGCCGCCACCTCCACGACCGCGCGGCTGACCGCCCGCCCGTCGGCCGAGGCCGAACGGCTGCGCCTCGGACAGGCCCTGCGCGCCTCCGAGTTCCAGCCGACGGGCCGCCATGTCGCGGCGGGCATCCCGCTGCGCCTGGACGTGCAGCCCAACGACGGCGTACTGCCCACCGTGTGGATCGGCCGGTGGGACTACTACGCCACCCTGACCGCTCCGCGGAGCTACCCGCTCAAGGCCGGCGCCAACACGGTCACCGACCCGCACGGCGGCCCCGTCTACTTCTCCCTGGAGGGCAACTGGGAGAGAGCCACGGTGGCGTTCAAGAGCGGCAGCACACCCATGCCGGTCTTCACCCTCGGAAGCACCGAAGAGGCCGACTTCCAGAGCCAGTTGGACACCTTGACGGACGTGCCGGTCGTGGAACTGCACGGCCCGCGCTCCATCGTGACGCTGTCCCGCGAGGGCGCCCTGCTGTACCGCGACGAGAGCCACGCGGAGCTGCTGCGCCTCCTTGAGCAGATCATCGACGCGGAGTCGGCGATCAGCGGTCTCGACGGCTCCAAGCCCGTGCACCGGCCCAAGGCGGGCGGCTACCACTTCACCGAGGTGTCGGTGGTGCCGTCCGGCGTCGGCGCGTACGCCACCCACGGCTACAACGGCTTCCCGCGCGCGTACCTCGACCGGGCCACGACGGTGCAGGGGCTGCGCACCCGTGGCTGGGGGCTCTACCACGAACTCGGCCATCTGCATCAGCAGTTCGCGTACAAGCCCGCCGCGATGACCGAGGTCACCGTGAACATCTACTCCCTGGCCGTGCAGCGAGCCCTGGGGCAGCCGTCCAATCTGCTGACCGCCGACCCGGCGACGGGGCTCAACCCCTTCCAGTCGGCCCGCGCCAAGTTCGGCACGGACGGGCTCACGTACGAGAAGTCCTTCGGGGCGTACGAGAAGCTGGTTCCGCTGCGGCAGTTGGAGCTGGCGTTCGGCGACTCGTTCTGGCCGCGGCTTCACCGGCTGGTGCGCGAGGAGAACCCGCAGTCGGACTCCTCGGACTCCGCAGGGCGCTACCGGGCCCTCGCCCTCTACGCGAGCCGCGTCGCGGAGCGCGATCTCACCGACTTCTTCGTCACCACTTGGGCCTTCCCGATCGACGCGCAGGGGCGCGCGGAACTCGCCGCGCTCGGGCTGCCGAAGCCGTCCGTCGACCCGGCCACGCTGACCGACTGA
- a CDS encoding polysaccharide lyase 8 family protein, producing MQLTRRRTLALMGTGAVATTLPLGLGAMSAAAAEDPYEPLLARAAQQLTGGEVDPDDPDVAAALAALDKQAADWWQKLDRSAGRKALWSDLAPASDPGMFGQSYTRLRTITTAWATPGTSLTDDTSVREALLDALRFLRTAGYNDSRSESGNWWFWEIGAPRALLDTCVLLRAHLPAEDLSAYLKTVAKFVPDADRRTNSPTLAETGANRADKAVIVALRGLLAGDPDVVALARDGLSDVRDDGKNSLFQYVTSGDGFYEDGSFVQHSSVAYTGTYGGVLLGSAGQLIALLADSQWSVTDPAVTVLYEAVERSFVPVLLDGVMMDALRGRAISRERARDHTDGAATASYILQLADGAPQSYADRWRSAVKGWILRNRDTPYLGLVGVPALARAKALLADTAVRPAERVTGHHVFADMDRVVHRRPGWSCTLSMSSKRIAAYEAGNGENLHGWYTGDGMTYLYDGDDLDAFGDDFWPTVNPYRLPGTTVDTRTRADLGTAPGTDTFRPKNAVAGGAVLDGQYGAAAMELIADGSTLRAKKAWFFLDNAVVALGAGITAGDGRTVETVVENRNLHADGAPRLTVDDRPQPGEQGWSARLTDARWVHLEGTGGYVFPAGGPLRALREERTGAWRSLNTGADTGGSTTPVTRRYATLWFDHGPSPESASYAYVLLPGATAAATATWSRSTPVRVRTNNATVQAVESPRLGLLAAHFWAAGSVDGLRADGPGTVLVRRRDDGITVAVSDPGRTGTTLSVELPFAVRHVVRADDTVSVTPGRRPVVTVRVAGSRGHTHTADLA from the coding sequence ATGCAGCTGACCAGACGACGCACCCTCGCCCTCATGGGAACGGGCGCCGTGGCGACGACACTTCCCCTCGGTCTCGGCGCCATGTCGGCCGCCGCGGCCGAGGACCCCTACGAGCCGCTGCTCGCGCGGGCGGCCCAGCAGCTCACCGGCGGCGAGGTCGACCCGGATGACCCGGATGTCGCCGCCGCGCTGGCCGCCCTGGACAAGCAGGCCGCCGACTGGTGGCAGAAGCTCGACCGCTCCGCGGGACGCAAGGCCCTGTGGTCCGATCTGGCCCCGGCCTCCGATCCGGGCATGTTCGGCCAGAGCTACACACGGCTGCGCACCATCACCACGGCTTGGGCGACCCCCGGCACCTCCCTCACCGACGACACCAGCGTGCGCGAGGCGCTTCTCGACGCCCTGCGTTTCCTGCGCACCGCCGGCTACAACGACTCGCGCTCCGAATCGGGCAACTGGTGGTTCTGGGAGATAGGCGCACCGCGTGCGCTGCTCGACACCTGTGTGCTGCTGCGCGCCCACCTCCCCGCCGAGGATCTGTCCGCTTACCTCAAGACCGTCGCCAAGTTCGTCCCCGACGCGGACCGGCGCACCAACTCCCCCACGCTGGCGGAGACGGGCGCCAACCGGGCGGACAAGGCCGTCATCGTCGCCCTGCGCGGCCTGCTCGCCGGCGATCCGGACGTCGTCGCGCTGGCCCGCGACGGTCTCTCGGACGTGCGCGACGACGGCAAGAACAGCCTCTTCCAGTACGTCACCTCGGGCGACGGCTTCTACGAGGACGGCTCCTTCGTCCAGCACTCCTCGGTCGCCTACACCGGTACCTACGGCGGCGTCCTGCTCGGCAGCGCGGGCCAGCTGATCGCGCTGCTCGCCGACTCCCAGTGGTCCGTCACCGACCCGGCGGTGACGGTGCTGTACGAGGCGGTCGAGCGCTCCTTCGTGCCCGTGCTCCTCGACGGCGTGATGATGGACGCGCTGCGTGGCCGCGCCATCTCGCGCGAACGCGCCCGCGACCACACGGACGGGGCGGCCACCGCCTCGTACATCCTCCAACTGGCCGACGGCGCACCGCAGTCGTACGCGGACCGCTGGCGCTCGGCCGTCAAGGGCTGGATCCTGCGCAACCGGGACACCCCGTACCTGGGGCTTGTCGGCGTCCCCGCCCTGGCCCGCGCGAAGGCCCTGCTGGCGGATACGGCGGTGCGCCCCGCGGAGCGGGTCACCGGCCATCACGTGTTCGCCGACATGGACCGGGTCGTGCACCGGCGGCCCGGTTGGTCGTGCACCCTGTCCATGTCCTCCAAGCGCATCGCGGCGTACGAGGCGGGCAACGGCGAGAACCTGCACGGCTGGTACACCGGCGACGGCATGACGTACCTGTACGACGGAGACGACCTCGACGCCTTCGGTGACGACTTCTGGCCGACGGTGAACCCCTACCGGCTGCCGGGAACCACCGTGGACACCCGCACACGGGCCGACCTCGGCACCGCCCCGGGAACCGACACCTTCCGCCCGAAGAACGCGGTCGCGGGCGGCGCGGTGCTCGATGGCCAGTACGGTGCGGCGGCGATGGAGCTGATCGCCGACGGGTCGACGCTGCGCGCCAAGAAGGCGTGGTTCTTCCTCGACAACGCGGTCGTCGCGCTGGGCGCCGGCATCACCGCGGGCGACGGCCGCACCGTCGAGACCGTCGTGGAGAACCGGAACCTGCACGCCGACGGCGCTCCCCGGCTCACCGTCGACGACCGCCCGCAGCCCGGTGAGCAGGGCTGGTCGGCGCGGCTCACCGACGCGCGCTGGGTACACCTGGAGGGAACGGGAGGCTACGTCTTCCCGGCCGGCGGCCCCCTGCGCGCACTGCGCGAGGAACGCACCGGGGCCTGGCGCTCCCTCAACACCGGGGCGGACACCGGCGGTTCCACCACCCCGGTCACCCGGCGCTACGCCACCCTCTGGTTCGATCACGGCCCCTCCCCCGAATCCGCTTCCTACGCCTACGTCCTGCTCCCGGGCGCGACGGCCGCCGCGACCGCCACGTGGTCCCGCTCCACTCCGGTGCGCGTCCGCACGAACAACGCGACCGTCCAGGCCGTCGAATCACCCCGGCTCGGCCTGCTCGCCGCGCACTTCTGGGCGGCGGGATCCGTCGACGGGCTGCGCGCCGACGGCCCGGGCACCGTGCTCGTCCGCCGCCGGGACGACGGCATCACCGTCGCCGTGTCCGACCCCGGCCGCACCGGGACCACCCTGTCCGTCGAACTCCCCTTCGCCGTGCGCCACGTGGTCCGCGCCGACGACACGGTCTCCGTCACGCCGGGCCGTCGCCCGGTGGTCACGGTCCGCGTCGCGGGCTCGCGCGGCCATACGCACACCGCCGACCTCGCGTAG